One Clostridia bacterium genomic region harbors:
- a CDS encoding MotA/TolQ/ExbB proton channel family protein, with the protein MLFANLATVVYGNAHTVALWMFQEAQVGWDPISLWKQMGWLARIVVIVLFIMSGWSIGVMIDRAMAYSAARKQSRTFAPAVAGALREGKIDEAIKVAERNKKSHLAKVVTAGLQEFKAHGESTEIPGEQVEASKRALERAEAIVHAELKRGLGGLATIGSTAPFVGLFGTVVGILNAFQSISNAKTTGLGAVAGGISEALVTTAIGLFVAIPAVWMFNYFTNRVEAFDVEMDNSSSELIDYFLKRRNVRR; encoded by the coding sequence ATGCTTTTCGCTAACCTTGCAACCGTCGTTTATGGCAACGCTCACACCGTTGCTCTCTGGATGTTCCAGGAAGCCCAGGTAGGCTGGGATCCAATTTCCCTGTGGAAGCAGATGGGCTGGCTGGCCCGCATCGTCGTCATCGTCCTGTTCATCATGTCCGGCTGGTCGATTGGCGTCATGATTGATCGCGCGATGGCGTACAGCGCCGCCCGCAAGCAGTCGCGCACGTTCGCTCCGGCCGTTGCCGGTGCCCTGCGCGAAGGCAAGATCGATGAAGCGATCAAGGTCGCCGAACGCAACAAGAAGAGCCATCTGGCGAAGGTCGTCACCGCTGGCCTTCAGGAATTCAAGGCTCACGGCGAATCGACGGAAATCCCTGGCGAGCAGGTTGAAGCCAGCAAGCGCGCCCTCGAGCGTGCCGAAGCCATTGTTCACGCCGAGCTGAAGCGCGGCCTGGGCGGCCTGGCAACGATCGGTTCCACGGCTCCGTTCGTGGGTCTGTTCGGTACCGTGGTCGGCATTCTGAACGCCTTCCAGAGCATCTCGAACGCTAAGACGACCGGCCTTGGCGCCGTCGCCGGTGGTATTTCGGAAGCCCTCGTAACGACCGCTATCGGTCTGTTCGTGGCTATCCCGGCCGTTTGGATGTTCAACTATTTCACCAACCGCGTAGAAGCGTTTGACGTGGAAATGGACAACAGCTCGAGCGAGTTGATCGACTATTTCTTGAAGCGTCGCAACGTTCGCCGGTAA
- a CDS encoding ExbD/TolR family protein gives MAKSDKKRGGGDVSSDINVTPMVDVMLVLLIIFMVITPMLQKGVSVDLAKTDNPVQMPDADKEDSLLIAVMKDGTIFFGSDKIAADQLTAKVKDKIGTMTDKRVFIKADARAKYGAVVEVVDNVRSAGVDTLGLLTEQRKSGMMAPPPTGATGGAAQ, from the coding sequence ATGGCAAAAAGCGACAAGAAGAGGGGCGGAGGAGACGTCAGCTCGGACATCAACGTAACACCGATGGTCGACGTGATGCTCGTGCTACTCATCATCTTCATGGTCATCACGCCAATGCTCCAAAAGGGCGTCAGCGTGGATCTGGCGAAGACCGACAATCCGGTACAGATGCCCGACGCGGACAAAGAAGACTCACTGCTGATTGCAGTTATGAAGGACGGCACGATCTTCTTCGGGTCGGACAAGATTGCTGCAGACCAGCTCACCGCCAAGGTCAAAGACAAGATTGGTACGATGACCGACAAGCGGGTGTTTATCAAGGCCGATGCGCGCGCCAAATACGGTGCAGTTGTAGAGGTCGTTGACAACGTCCGCTCAGCAGGTGTGGACACGCTAGGTCTTCTGACCGAACAGCGAAAGTCGGGCATGATGGCTCCTCCGCCGACCGGTGCTACCGGCGGCGCTGCGCAGTAG
- a CDS encoding biopolymer transporter ExbD has protein sequence MSMNVGGGKGGPSADINVTPLIDVLLVLLIIFMVITPLTPKGLDALVPQPPKNQNAPPPQGDRTIVVQVLKSSGDRPALKINQDDATWEDIQGKLADIFKTRAEKVMFVKADTDLPFADVAQVIDKGHAAGVDKVGLITARIEAGQ, from the coding sequence ATGTCTATGAATGTTGGAGGAGGGAAGGGTGGTCCCTCCGCAGATATCAACGTAACCCCTTTGATCGACGTTCTGCTGGTGCTGCTGATCATCTTCATGGTCATTACGCCACTGACGCCGAAGGGTCTTGACGCGCTGGTACCTCAGCCGCCGAAGAACCAGAATGCACCGCCTCCGCAGGGCGACCGCACGATCGTGGTGCAGGTCTTGAAGTCGTCGGGCGATCGTCCGGCGCTCAAGATCAACCAGGACGACGCGACGTGGGAAGACATACAGGGCAAGCTCGCTGACATCTTCAAGACGCGCGCCGAGAAGGTCATGTTTGTCAAGGCGGATACGGATCTGCCGTTCGCTGACGTTGCCCAGGTAATCGATAAGGGGCACGCGGCGGGCGTTGACAAGGTTGGTCTGATCACGGCCAGGATCGAAGCAGGGCAGTAG
- the accC gene encoding acetyl-CoA carboxylase biotin carboxylase subunit — protein sequence MFSRILIANRGEIAVRVVRACREMGIESVVVFSDVDRRSLAVRKADHAYHLGPAQASDSYLNISKILDVARRSGAQAIHPGYGFLSENPRFAASCAEAGIKFIGPSAAAMEMMGSKTRARQAMKKAGVPFVPGSEKGLDSFEQAERLAEQIGYPVMLKAAAGGGGKGMRLVHSLGELRSALDGARSEAQRAFGDNEVYIEKYIENPRHIEMQVLADEHGNTVYLGERECSVQRRHQKVLEECPSPIVDPDMRRRMGEVALRVARASNYTNAGTVEFLVDEQKNFYFLEMNTRLQVEHPVTELVTGLDLVHLQIRIAAGEPLPFTQEDVKLRGHAIECRVYAEDPDNNFFPSPGRITRLISPSGPGIRRDSGMYEGWNVPVEYDPLLAKLIGYASSREEAIARLQRALIEYFVGGIKTNISLFPRILGDPEFRAGKVNTGFLDRLLKEPVPQLDAHDEEVQIAAVAAAIFAASAPDDRRTVNAGAPGASVNGQRPADSSGWKRTGRVEAMRGV from the coding sequence ATGTTCAGCAGAATTCTGATCGCCAACCGCGGTGAGATCGCCGTGCGTGTAGTCCGTGCTTGTCGCGAGATGGGCATCGAGTCGGTCGTCGTGTTTTCGGACGTTGACCGGCGCTCGCTTGCGGTTCGCAAAGCGGACCATGCTTATCACCTCGGCCCGGCGCAGGCGAGCGACTCCTACCTGAATATCTCCAAAATTCTCGATGTCGCGCGGCGCAGCGGCGCGCAGGCCATTCATCCTGGCTATGGATTTCTTTCGGAAAATCCACGGTTCGCGGCGTCATGCGCGGAGGCGGGGATCAAGTTTATCGGTCCGAGCGCGGCCGCGATGGAGATGATGGGCTCGAAGACCCGCGCGCGCCAGGCAATGAAAAAGGCCGGCGTACCGTTTGTTCCCGGCTCGGAGAAAGGCCTCGACTCATTCGAACAGGCGGAGCGGTTGGCCGAACAGATCGGCTACCCGGTGATGTTGAAGGCTGCCGCAGGCGGTGGCGGAAAAGGCATGAGACTGGTGCACTCGCTAGGGGAGTTGCGCTCGGCACTGGACGGAGCGCGGAGCGAAGCGCAGCGCGCCTTTGGTGACAACGAAGTTTATATCGAGAAGTATATCGAGAACCCAAGGCACATCGAGATGCAGGTGCTCGCCGACGAGCACGGCAATACCGTGTATCTGGGAGAGCGCGAGTGCTCTGTCCAGCGGCGTCACCAAAAAGTCCTGGAGGAGTGTCCTTCGCCGATCGTAGACCCCGATATGCGGCGGCGCATGGGCGAAGTGGCCCTTCGAGTGGCGCGGGCGTCCAACTACACGAATGCAGGCACGGTCGAGTTCCTGGTCGACGAACAAAAGAATTTCTACTTCCTGGAGATGAATACGCGCTTGCAAGTTGAGCATCCGGTCACGGAACTTGTGACGGGTCTGGATCTTGTTCATCTCCAAATTCGAATCGCGGCCGGCGAGCCACTCCCGTTTACGCAGGAGGACGTCAAGCTGCGCGGCCATGCAATCGAGTGTCGCGTGTATGCGGAGGACCCGGACAACAATTTCTTTCCTTCGCCTGGGCGCATCACGCGGCTCATTTCACCGTCGGGACCGGGCATACGGCGCGATAGCGGGATGTATGAAGGGTGGAACGTGCCGGTTGAATACGATCCGCTCCTCGCGAAGCTGATCGGCTACGCATCCTCTCGTGAAGAGGCAATCGCGCGGCTGCAACGCGCCCTGATCGAGTATTTTGTCGGCGGGATCAAGACCAACATTTCTCTATTCCCGCGCATTCTGGGCGATCCGGAGTTCCGTGCGGGGAAGGTAAATACAGGATTTCTCGACCGCCTGTTGAAGGAGCCTGTTCCGCAGTTGGATGCGCACGATGAGGAAGTTCAGATTGCAGCAGTAGCGGCAGCTATCTTCGCGGCGTCCGCGCCCGACGACCGGCGAACCGTGAATGCCGGTGCCCCCGGCGCATCTGTCAACGGACAGCGGCCCGCGGATTCGTCCGGTTGGAAGCGTACGGGGCGTGTCGAAGCTATGCGCGGCGTTTAG
- a CDS encoding biotin/lipoyl-containing protein, with amino-acid sequence MTYDVVIDGVTHRVQLEKGESTWLCRVDERELEVDAALTARDVLSVILGGKAYEIKRERSLTGEIHMIVGSARYAAEVHDPRSLRSRRAAAGVGEGPQKLLAPMPGKVVRILVAEKDEVRVGQGLIVVEAMKMQNELKSPKTGIVQKIMVAEGANVNSGDGLAIVE; translated from the coding sequence ATGACCTACGACGTCGTAATCGATGGAGTTACGCATCGGGTGCAACTGGAGAAAGGCGAGAGCACGTGGTTGTGCCGGGTCGATGAGCGTGAGCTCGAAGTGGATGCAGCTCTCACGGCACGTGACGTTCTGTCGGTCATCCTTGGCGGGAAGGCTTACGAGATAAAACGCGAACGCTCGCTCACCGGCGAGATACATATGATAGTAGGATCGGCGCGCTATGCGGCCGAGGTGCACGATCCGCGTTCGCTGCGAAGCCGCCGTGCCGCCGCCGGCGTGGGGGAAGGTCCGCAGAAACTGCTCGCGCCGATGCCAGGCAAGGTGGTTCGAATCCTAGTCGCTGAGAAGGACGAGGTCAGGGTCGGGCAAGGCTTGATCGTTGTGGAAGCGATGAAAATGCAGAACGAGTTGAAGTCGCCGAAAACGGGCATCGTTCAAAAGATCATGGTGGCAGAGGGCGCGAACGTAAATTCTGGAGACGGGCTGGCCATCGTGGAATAA
- a CDS encoding SurA N-terminal domain-containing protein, with amino-acid sequence MRCTAKSVRVATSGSLLFAAVAMFSLLGCPGKQGGDEVLARVNGRKITRTEVDKYYRNQTEGSPQQPSEEQSQSLRLSILRELIDNEVLMQRAEKLGLLATDEEVESKLNEIKAPYTKEEFDKRLKERNISTEDFKRDLRRSITVDKVLNKEITSKINISDGDISSYYNQHKAEFNLIEPQYHLAQILVTSQPNPQVRNLKNDKAQNEAEARKKIQMIVNRLDSGEDFGSVAMNYSEQPETSANGGDLGFVPESSMKGDKQAFEAISRLKPGQYTAALAATEPQSGKIYGYRVIRLLSKEPAGQREINDPRVQQAIREQLRDRREQLLKAAYYESLHNNASIDNYLADVILKNSASK; translated from the coding sequence TTGAGATGCACTGCTAAATCCGTACGTGTCGCCACTTCAGGTTCGCTGCTCTTCGCTGCTGTCGCAATGTTCAGCCTGCTTGGCTGCCCCGGCAAACAGGGTGGCGATGAAGTACTCGCACGCGTTAATGGACGCAAGATCACGCGAACGGAAGTCGATAAGTACTATCGCAACCAGACGGAAGGCTCGCCACAGCAGCCCTCGGAGGAACAGTCGCAGAGCCTGCGGCTCAGCATCCTGCGCGAACTTATCGATAATGAAGTCCTGATGCAGCGCGCCGAAAAGCTCGGGCTGCTTGCCACCGACGAAGAGGTCGAGAGCAAGCTGAACGAGATTAAGGCGCCCTACACCAAGGAAGAATTCGACAAGCGCCTCAAAGAGCGCAACATCTCCACCGAGGACTTCAAGCGCGACCTTCGCCGCTCCATCACCGTGGACAAGGTGCTGAACAAGGAAATCACGTCGAAGATCAACATCAGCGACGGCGATATCTCTTCGTACTACAACCAGCACAAGGCCGAGTTCAACCTGATAGAGCCGCAGTACCATCTGGCCCAGATCCTGGTAACGAGCCAGCCCAACCCGCAGGTCCGCAATCTTAAGAACGACAAGGCGCAGAACGAAGCCGAGGCCCGCAAGAAGATCCAGATGATCGTGAATCGCCTCGACAGCGGCGAGGATTTCGGGTCGGTCGCGATGAACTACAGCGAGCAGCCGGAGACGTCAGCCAATGGCGGCGATCTTGGTTTCGTCCCTGAGTCGTCCATGAAGGGCGACAAGCAGGCGTTCGAAGCCATTTCGCGGCTCAAGCCCGGCCAGTACACGGCCGCGCTCGCTGCAACCGAGCCGCAAAGCGGAAAGATTTATGGGTATCGCGTCATTCGCTTGCTTTCCAAAGAACCCGCGGGACAGCGCGAGATCAACGACCCGCGCGTTCAGCAGGCTATCCGCGAACAGCTTCGAGACCGGCGCGAGCAGTTGCTGAAAGCTGCGTACTACGAGTCGCTGCACAACAATGCTTCGATCGACAACTACCTCGCCGACGTCATTCTGAAGAACTCGGCGTCGAAGTAG
- a CDS encoding thioredoxin domain-containing protein, producing the protein MALLCLGCSAQSSAPELDRRIEKQVRASFRIPAYVKVQVSPRKASEFPNYDAVNLDFISGEQKQTHEFLISKDGKTLISMTKLDLTKDPYAEVMEKIDIKGRPWRGAKDAKVVAVVYDDFQCPFCTRMHATIFNDVMKTYGDRVKVVYKDYPLFEIHPWAGRAAINSTCLAQQNNGAYWDLADYLHYNGKAVSGDKRPMENQFAELDRITMEFGKKHSVDLAKLQQCVKEQPSEALQASVKEAESVGVNATPAIFVNGIKLDGAVPAPELKAVIDQALRDVGEQAPAASMAAPAAGK; encoded by the coding sequence GTGGCTCTACTCTGTCTGGGCTGCTCGGCGCAGTCGTCCGCGCCTGAGCTTGACCGGCGGATCGAGAAGCAGGTTCGGGCCAGTTTCAGAATTCCGGCTTACGTGAAGGTACAGGTGAGCCCTCGCAAGGCGAGCGAGTTCCCTAATTACGACGCCGTGAACCTTGACTTCATTAGCGGCGAGCAGAAGCAGACGCATGAGTTCCTGATATCGAAAGACGGCAAGACCCTGATCTCCATGACCAAGCTCGATCTCACCAAAGATCCTTACGCCGAAGTCATGGAGAAGATCGACATTAAGGGCCGCCCGTGGCGTGGAGCCAAAGACGCCAAAGTGGTCGCCGTTGTGTACGACGACTTCCAGTGCCCGTTCTGCACGCGCATGCACGCCACGATCTTTAACGATGTCATGAAGACCTATGGCGACCGCGTGAAAGTGGTTTATAAAGATTACCCGCTGTTTGAGATTCATCCCTGGGCTGGGCGCGCCGCCATCAACTCGACATGCCTTGCGCAGCAGAACAACGGCGCATACTGGGATTTGGCTGATTACCTCCACTACAATGGCAAGGCCGTCAGCGGCGACAAGCGCCCGATGGAAAACCAGTTTGCCGAACTTGATCGCATCACCATGGAATTCGGCAAGAAGCACAGCGTTGACCTTGCGAAGCTCCAGCAGTGTGTGAAGGAACAGCCCAGCGAAGCGCTCCAGGCGTCGGTTAAGGAAGCCGAGAGCGTTGGAGTGAACGCGACGCCTGCCATCTTCGTAAATGGGATCAAGCTTGATGGCGCAGTTCCAGCGCCGGAACTGAAGGCTGTCATCGATCAGGCATTGCGCGATGTCGGCGAGCAAGCGCCTGCGGCCAGCATGGCCGCACCTGCCGCCGGGAAGTAA
- the larE gene encoding ATP-dependent sacrificial sulfur transferase LarE, which translates to MSSEPITISEELRHKQLRLYEHLRSLGRLLVAYSGGVDSAYLAWAARQALGDAMLAVIADSPSLARTQLREALAFAEEVNFPVQVIATAEMDRPDYVRNDGRRCFHCKDELFGVMEQYRDSNRFNSVAYGVNVDDQGDYRPGQQAAREHGVSAPLLEAGLTKGDIRALARAASLSVWDKPAAACLSSRIEYGRSVTPEALLQVEHGEDALRSLGFRQFRVRHHGDIVRIEIAPDELPRALSPEMAAEFTRIFKSLGFKFVTLDLEGFRSGSMNALLPIETISSVRRSEP; encoded by the coding sequence ATGTCGTCTGAGCCCATCACTATTTCTGAGGAACTACGCCACAAGCAGCTTCGGCTTTACGAGCACCTGCGCTCGCTTGGTCGCCTACTGGTCGCCTATTCCGGCGGGGTGGACTCAGCCTACCTCGCGTGGGCAGCTCGGCAGGCGCTCGGCGACGCCATGCTCGCAGTCATTGCCGACTCGCCCAGCCTGGCGCGGACGCAGTTGCGCGAAGCGCTCGCATTCGCCGAAGAGGTGAACTTTCCCGTACAGGTCATCGCCACTGCGGAGATGGACCGGCCAGACTACGTACGCAACGACGGTCGCCGCTGCTTCCACTGCAAGGACGAGCTGTTCGGCGTAATGGAGCAATACAGGGATTCGAACAGATTCAACTCCGTCGCCTATGGGGTAAACGTTGACGACCAGGGCGATTACCGTCCTGGCCAGCAGGCTGCCCGGGAACACGGAGTCTCCGCCCCTTTGCTTGAGGCTGGGTTGACGAAGGGAGACATACGCGCGCTTGCCCGCGCCGCCTCCCTCAGCGTCTGGGACAAACCTGCCGCCGCCTGCTTATCGTCCCGCATAGAGTACGGGCGATCTGTCACTCCTGAAGCCTTATTGCAGGTTGAGCATGGAGAAGACGCGCTGCGCTCCCTCGGCTTCCGGCAGTTCCGCGTGCGACACCACGGTGACATCGTCCGCATAGAAATAGCGCCCGATGAACTTCCACGCGCCCTCTCCCCCGAAATGGCCGCCGAGTTCACCCGTATTTTCAAGTCTCTTGGATTCAAGTTCGTCACGCTCGATTTGGAAGGCTTCCGGTCCGGATCGATGAACGCGCTATTGCCAATCGAAACGATCTCCAGCGTCCGGCGCTCGGAGCCCTGA
- a CDS encoding MerR family transcriptional regulator translates to MLTVSQLARSCGLSRTTVLYYESIGLLVPAFRSNGNYRKYSERELERLRQICAYRNAGLKLDDIRTLLDSHINDASAVLKRRLVELDKEIEALREHQTAILRLLKADESLWRTDVITKEKWVSIMRAAGFSDDDMHRWHVQFEQNAPEEHQEFLEYLHIPVDEIRSIREWSRGQKADVRR, encoded by the coding sequence ATGCTTACGGTCTCACAACTCGCTCGAAGCTGCGGACTCAGCCGAACCACGGTTCTGTACTACGAGTCCATAGGGCTTCTTGTCCCTGCCTTCCGCTCCAACGGCAACTACCGCAAATATTCCGAAAGAGAACTCGAACGTTTGCGGCAGATTTGCGCGTATCGGAATGCGGGACTGAAACTGGATGACATCCGCACGCTCCTTGACTCCCATATCAACGACGCGTCGGCGGTCCTCAAGCGGCGGTTGGTCGAGTTGGACAAGGAGATTGAGGCACTTCGGGAACATCAAACAGCGATTCTTCGGCTCTTGAAAGCCGACGAGTCTCTATGGAGGACAGACGTGATCACAAAAGAAAAGTGGGTATCCATTATGCGTGCCGCCGGATTCAGCGACGACGATATGCATCGCTGGCATGTGCAGTTTGAGCAGAACGCACCGGAGGAACACCAGGAGTTCCTGGAGTACCTCCACATTCCCGTAGATGAAATCCGCTCAATCCGCGAATGGAGTCGAGGGCAGAAGGCGGACGTTAGACGCTAG
- the galU gene encoding UTP--glucose-1-phosphate uridylyltransferase GalU has protein sequence MSMRVRKAVFPAAGLGTRFLPATKAQPKEMLPLVDKPIIQYGVEEAMASGCDQILIITGRGKNAIEDHFDVSYELEKMLEERGKTDLLTIVRQISDMVHVAYVRQKEALGLGHAVLMAKELVGNEPFAVLLADDVVDSEVPCLKQMVDIFNQTQSSVIATQIVDGKAISAYGVLDVEPVNGTPWDGRLYEVKNLVEKPKAEEAPSNLAIIGRYVLTPGVFGALERTPLGAGGELQLTDGLRELLKTEKIYGYTFEGKRHDTGDKLGFLKATVEFALKRPDLGGPLRTWLKDLKL, from the coding sequence ATGTCAATGCGCGTACGCAAAGCAGTTTTTCCCGCAGCCGGACTCGGCACCCGCTTCCTTCCCGCAACCAAGGCGCAGCCCAAAGAGATGCTGCCGCTTGTCGATAAGCCGATCATCCAGTACGGCGTCGAAGAAGCCATGGCCTCTGGCTGCGACCAGATTCTCATCATTACCGGTCGCGGCAAGAATGCAATCGAAGATCATTTCGATGTCAGTTACGAACTCGAGAAGATGCTGGAAGAGCGCGGCAAAACGGATCTGCTCACCATCGTGCGGCAAATTTCCGACATGGTGCACGTAGCCTACGTGCGCCAGAAAGAGGCGCTCGGCCTCGGACATGCCGTCCTCATGGCGAAAGAGTTGGTGGGCAACGAACCCTTCGCCGTCCTCCTTGCTGATGACGTCGTGGACTCCGAAGTGCCATGCCTTAAGCAGATGGTGGACATCTTCAACCAGACGCAATCGTCTGTCATCGCGACGCAGATCGTTGATGGAAAGGCAATATCAGCTTACGGCGTGCTCGATGTCGAACCGGTGAATGGAACACCCTGGGACGGCCGCCTCTATGAAGTGAAGAACCTTGTAGAGAAGCCAAAGGCGGAAGAAGCGCCCTCGAACCTCGCTATCATCGGACGCTATGTGCTTACGCCCGGCGTATTCGGCGCGCTCGAACGAACGCCGCTCGGGGCCGGAGGGGAACTGCAACTCACGGACGGCCTTCGCGAGCTGCTGAAGACAGAAAAGATTTACGGCTACACCTTCGAAGGTAAGCGCCATGACACGGGCGACAAGCTTGGGTTCTTGAAGGCGACCGTCGAGTTTGCGCTCAAGCGCCCCGACCTTGGTGGCCCACTCCGAACTTGGCTCAAGGATCTAAAACTCTAA
- a CDS encoding DUF885 domain-containing protein translates to MRSFIIATLLVFMAAPTLAQQKPGPDAQLQQVADEFMRSFFRFTPSAGTRAGVHQYDMEMEDFSRQRILRQIDEYKQLLARFEQLPAKGLSPVAAADREMMIARTHAAIFDLETHPWWQIDPDRYSAVATDSAFVLMGRNFAPKAERLAALVARERQMPKIFAEARANLKNPPRIYTEIAIEQLPGIVNFFEKDVPAAFADVTDAKLQSEFRVANQQVVQALNGYLEFLKANLLPRSKGNFRLGADKYRKKLLYEEIVDTPLNRLLQIGYDDLLRNQQLAKETAARIDPSKTPQQVLAALESEHPAPDQLLKTFSDRLAGLRSYIGEKHIMTTPADTMPIVEETPAFMRALTFASMDTPGPFEKRAREAFFNVTLPEKNWTPQQIEEHMAVFNYGVITSTAIHEAFPGHYEQYLWNARVPSKIRQFLSLDLSTTGAHFSGTNVEGWAHYTEQMMLDEGYGRTSTLPEADDKQFQKLRLGQLQDALLRNARYVAAIEMHTGQMTYDQAVEFFVKEGYQPRASAVREARRGTSDPTYLMYTLGKLEIIKLREDYKKQRGAKFSLQEFHDQLMEQGVAPLKLIRKSMLGDNSPTL, encoded by the coding sequence ATGCGCTCTTTCATCATCGCCACTCTCTTGGTGTTCATGGCTGCCCCAACGTTAGCGCAGCAGAAACCTGGCCCCGACGCGCAACTCCAGCAAGTCGCTGATGAATTCATGCGGAGCTTTTTCCGCTTCACGCCGAGCGCAGGAACGCGGGCGGGGGTTCACCAGTACGACATGGAGATGGAAGACTTTTCGCGCCAACGCATACTGCGACAGATTGACGAGTACAAGCAATTGCTGGCGCGCTTCGAGCAGTTGCCTGCTAAGGGCCTCTCGCCCGTGGCAGCCGCCGATCGGGAGATGATGATTGCGCGAACCCATGCAGCCATCTTCGACCTGGAGACGCATCCGTGGTGGCAGATCGATCCGGACCGCTACTCCGCCGTGGCCACCGACAGCGCGTTCGTGCTCATGGGGCGCAACTTCGCCCCGAAGGCCGAACGCCTTGCGGCACTCGTCGCACGCGAGCGCCAGATGCCGAAGATCTTTGCCGAAGCGCGCGCGAACCTGAAAAACCCGCCGCGGATCTACACCGAGATCGCCATCGAGCAACTGCCCGGCATCGTCAACTTCTTCGAGAAGGACGTTCCCGCCGCATTCGCCGACGTGACGGACGCAAAACTCCAGTCAGAGTTCCGCGTTGCCAACCAGCAGGTCGTGCAGGCGCTCAATGGTTATCTCGAGTTTCTCAAGGCAAACCTGCTGCCGCGCTCGAAGGGCAACTTCCGCCTGGGCGCGGACAAATATCGCAAGAAGTTGCTTTACGAGGAGATTGTAGACACACCGCTCAATCGTCTGTTGCAGATCGGTTACGACGACTTGCTGCGCAATCAGCAACTCGCAAAGGAAACTGCCGCGCGCATCGATCCGTCCAAGACGCCGCAACAGGTACTCGCTGCGCTTGAATCGGAGCATCCGGCGCCCGACCAGTTGCTCAAGACCTTCAGCGACCGGCTCGCTGGCTTGCGCTCGTACATTGGTGAGAAACACATCATGACCACGCCGGCAGACACCATGCCCATCGTGGAGGAGACGCCCGCTTTTATGCGCGCCCTTACCTTCGCCTCCATGGACACGCCCGGCCCGTTCGAGAAACGCGCTCGCGAGGCTTTCTTCAATGTGACGCTTCCGGAAAAGAACTGGACGCCGCAGCAGATTGAGGAACATATGGCCGTTTTCAACTATGGCGTCATCACAAGCACGGCTATTCATGAAGCGTTTCCGGGCCACTACGAACAGTACCTTTGGAACGCGCGCGTGCCGTCGAAGATCCGCCAATTTCTCTCGCTCGACCTCAGCACAACGGGCGCGCACTTTTCCGGTACAAACGTGGAAGGCTGGGCACACTACACAGAGCAGATGATGCTGGACGAAGGGTATGGCCGCACCTCAACTCTGCCCGAAGCCGACGATAAGCAATTCCAGAAGCTGCGCCTCGGACAGCTACAGGACGCGCTGCTCCGGAACGCTCGCTACGTGGCCGCCATCGAGATGCACACCGGCCAGATGACCTACGACCAGGCCGTTGAGTTCTTCGTGAAGGAAGGCTATCAACCGCGCGCAAGCGCCGTGCGTGAAGCCAGGCGCGGCACCTCTGATCCCACGTACCTCATGTACACACTTGGCAAGCTCGAGATCATCAAGCTCCGCGAAGACTACAAGAAACAGCGTGGCGCCAAGTTCAGCCTTCAGGAGTTCCACGATCAGCTCATGGAGCAGGGTGTCGCGCCCCTCAAGTTGATTCGCAAGTCAATGCTCGGCGACAACTCGCCCACGCTTTAG